The genomic region CTTTCGCTGACGTTACGGGGCGACATTCCGAGCCCAGCTTTTCCGTGGTGCTGTGCTGGAGCTGTTTTTCCTGGCCCAGGGCCATATTTTTGCGGTGGAAACATGTGGAACCAGTGCCAGACTGGGGAAAAATCTGGCACCGGCAGCGCGTTGGTGGAAACGAGTCTACTGTGGCCTGCCTGTGTTTCTAAAGGCCAGTGAGGTTCTACCTTAATTCCGTTTCTCACAGGATCCCTTTAAGGCAGATGCTCCCCTTATCACATTAACCTTAATATCCTCATTCCTCTCTTTTGCTTTTACTGCCACATTCCTCCTTGTTGCTGTTTTCTCTTCAGCGCTGAACCTGTTTTCTTCAGAGCGGTTAGGAATGTTGCCATCAGGTGCCAAATTTCCCCCGGTGACGGCTGTCCTACACACCCAGTGCCTCCTGGGATGCCTGTTTCTCCTTTACGCTCGTCACCATGGCATCTGCAGCCAGGCCCCGGGGTGAATTTCCACATCGGGCCCTTGGATGCGTGACTCCCATTAGTGGTGCAGGACACCCTTCGTCGGACAAGAAGTGTGGCATTGTGGGATACGTGTGGTGCTTCGCAGATGGCCCTACCTGCTTTTGGACATTGATACAGATATCAATATacttcttaaacattttagTAATTAAAGGTCctttttaaaatatgtaaataatgcCAGTTCTATGCCAAGCAAGTAACAGAGTAATGCCAAATATGAGTAGTCTAATCAGGCGGCTCATCAGCTCTGAATATTGTGAGGGCTGTAGCTTAATGAGTTGACCTTCTGGTCTGCAATATGGTGAGAGATAAAGGGCCTAATTAGTTGACTGTCCAAACGAGCCTGATCAGGGGTCTTGGgtgttaaccctaacccttgttctctctctgtctcacagtCGGCCGAGTTCTTTGACATGCTGGAGAGGATGCAGGTAAGACTCCATGCTCCCGGATCACGGTGACCCAGAACCAAATCCATGCTCAGTGACTGAACTCAGTTAACATTAACCCAGTGGCACACTCTTCACCAGTGATGTTAAGGTCAACGTTAAACACTGATAAGGATTAAGATATGTGCTTCTTGGGTGTAGATTATGTTGTATCAGCTTTCCATTCATTGTTAAAGCCATGGCCAGTAAAATTATTTAATTCCAGACACAAAAATATTCACAAGACGTACTTCAAACATCCTTGAACTCCCGATATGGGGAATTCACACTGCTGCCCAGATTGAGTGTAGAAAACtcatgagctgcctttcagtttgAAGATGCTGTGTATCCCAGGCAGCAAGTTCTGAAGGCCAGTGGGGCCGTAAGAACTTCTTATGTAGTGTGAGATGGAGCGGATgactccccctgctggctggtTTGTGATCAGCACCGCTGCTCATAGTAGCACTGGAGACAGATGACAACAGTGACAATGACAGCTGTGCTGCTCTCCTGTCGCATAAAATGACTTGTGGTAGAAATGCATGATGAACGAGCTGTTTCTGATGGTGAGGAGGGCCTGTTGTCTGCTTTCAAATGTCTATGGGCTAAAACAAATGTGTTTGGAAGATTGTAGCTGTTGATGTGAAGGTGTTGCTGTCATGTCTGCCCCACAAAACCCACTCCACTCTTAAGCAGGCCCCAAAAACTGAGGAGATGACAGCCTGCTCCCAGAAGCACAAGGTCTGACGAGAGTGCCGGCGTGCCGCGTGCTCACGTGTCTGTGCGCTATACATGTGCTTGGCTGTGATGGCAGCTCCGCTAAAAGTGTTAGCCGCGTGTAGCACCCCAGCTGTGCCCGCCCCGGTGCCCAGAGCCGGCTACCAACACGGGGCATGCTCTAACAGCCTTGAAACTGATTGGTCCTCGGTTCACTGGCATAAAGGGACTGAGATGAAGGTAGAGGAGTCTGCATTTCAAAGACAACTGCACGCAAACATGGAGCTTGCGTCATCACCTGGGGTCTTACAGGGCTAAGATCTGCCAGACGTTAAAGCCGTTTTCGATTTTGTTAGCTGTCTGTTATTAGTTGTTTACTTTGTGTATCAGTGTGTTGCCTCTGCACCGTCCCAGTGGTGATGCTTTCTCGATGTGCTTTCTCCTTACATCCAAAAACCGGCATGATCCATTTTAACAAGGTAGATGTGATCGAGACAGATCCGCTAATGGCTGCTGAAGGTACGCTGCTGTGTTCTGTTGAGTTGGTGCTGTGATCAATCTGAGCTGTCTCCCCTACAGGACGACTACATTCCATACCCGCGGATTGAGGAGGTAAGACtttgcgcacgcacacacacacacacacacacaaatgcgtATCTGATGCAATAATGGTAAAGCTCGCCAGCTAATTATGACGTTTCCTAGTTGTCATGGGGCACCGAGCACCCCTAGGACCAACGTTCGAATCTCTTCCATGGCTCTATGCATGCGGAGTTCgcgtgttctctctgtgtcatcatggggtttccttcaggtcctccagtttccccccacaatccaaaaacgtgagatgaattggagttaccaagtcggttgtggatgtgagagtgaatagtgtgtgtgtatatgcccTACGATGGGTAGGCACCCATCCTAGACtgtcccttgccttgtgcccataggacCCCCCCCGACAACCCAGAATAGAATGAGCAGGCATGGAGAGCTGTAGTCAAACCCAAGCTTAGCTGTCATGTTGAGTACGGGCTTGTCTTTTATTTCTCACCCCCAGGTCCTGGAGAAAGGCAGCCCATACCCCCAGGTGATCCTGCCCCAGTTCGGGGGCTACTGGATCGAGGACACGGAAGCCAGCGCTGGCACCCCCACGTCCTCCGACAGCAGCCTGTGTGACGAGGACGATGGAGAGGGACGTGGCCTAGGCTTTCGGCTGGAGTGTAACAGCACGGCCCGGGCATACCGCAAGCACTTCCTGGGCAGGGTGAGTCGCTTCCTGTTTTGGTCAGCTGACATTAGGATATATTTAGTGCTACAATGGCTGCTCAGTTATGTGACAGGTGACCCTGTCTGTCAGCTGGTACCCGGCACCACTTAAATCTAGATTCTTAAATACTAATTTGAATTTGCTTAATAGCAGTGAGGCTGCCTGGTGTCATATTACCAGAGTTTAATGATTCTCTGGGTCATGCAGAATTACAGGAGATGGATGTTTTTGGGTGACAGTACTGGCTGTTCTGGATCGCTGATTGAAATGAAACAGTGGCGTATCGGTCTCCTGCGTGCCAGAGAAGAACTCTGATCTAATTGTGGAGTGAATAGCTTGAAGAGGGAGCCTCTCTGGGTTGGGTGGACTGCTTCatgctctctcctctctctcccgtCCTCACGCAGGAGCACCTCAACTTCTACTGCACGGCGAGTGGCCTGGGAAACCTCATAATGTCCCTGAAGCACGAGGAGGTGGAAGGGCAGGAATACCTGCGGATCATTCTCAGGTAGGGTGGACCACTCGACCAGGATCCGCTGTGATGATGGAGAGGTCCCTGATCATAGTCAGGAGGCGCTGTAAAGAGGGAGCGATCCCAGATCATAGTGAGGAGGTGCTGTGATGCAGGAGCGATCCCCGATCATAGTGAGGAGGTGCTGTGAAGAGGGAGCAATCCCCGATCATAGTGAGGAGGTGCTGTGAAGAGGGAGTGATCCCTGATCATAGTCAGGAGGCACTGTAAAGAGGGAGCGATCCCAGATCATAGTGAGGAGGTGCTGTGATGAGGGAGCGATTCCTGATCTCAGTCAGGAGGTGCTGTGATGAGAGACCGATTGCCGATCATAGTCAGGAGGTGCTGTGATGCAGGAGCGATCCCCGATCATAGTGAGGAGGCGCTGTAAAGAGGGAGCAATCCCCGATCATAGTGAGGAGGTGCTGTGAAGAGGGAGTGATCCCCGATCATAGTGAGGAGTTGGTGTGATGAGGGAGTGATTCCTGATCTCAGTCAGGAGGTGCTGTGATGAGAGACCGATTGCCGATCATAGTCAGGAGGTGCTGTGATGCAGGAGCGATCCCCGATCATAGTCAGGAGGTGCTGTGAAGAGGGAGTGATCCCTGATCATAGTGAGGAGGTGCTGTGAAGAGGGAGCGATCCCTGATCTCAGTCAGGAGGCGCTGTGATGAGAGACCGATTGCCGATCATAGTCAGGAGGTGCTGTGATGCAGGAGCGATCCCTGATCATAGTGAGGAGGTGCTGTGAAGAGGGAGTGATCCCCGATCATAGTGAGGAGGTGCTGTGAAGAGGGAGTGATCCCCGATCATAGTGAGGACTTGCTGTGATGAGGGAGCAATTCCTGATCTCAGTCAGGAGGCGCTGTGATGAGAGACCGATTGCCGATCATAGTCAGGAGGTGCTGTGATGCAGGAGCGATCCCTGATTGGTCATGAGGTGCTGTGCTCAGACAGGCAGGGCGTATCAGGTGGTCATGTGTCATGTATGATCAGGCAGTACACACTGAGCTCTGACCTGTATGGTGTCCAGGACATTTTTCCTCTCCACTGGGGGGTCCTTCAGAGACTCATTGCTCACTAATAGGCTTGCAATTGGAGAGGTTCAAGGAGGGAAGAGCAAGGGCTGACTTCACCTGATCCTACCTTCAGGTCTCGCATGAAGACACTGCATGACCGCATTCACCTGGAGGGCCTTTCCCAGCTGCCCAGCATCCCTCAGATAGCCAAGGTACTCCCCAGCTTCTCACCACCATCTTTATACCCATACGCTGTCCACCTGCTGTCAGTTTTAAAATCgtactgtgtggggggggctctGCATTTCAGCTGTTCTGCGACGATGTGCCTGGTCTGAAGTTCAGCCCAGTCCTGTACCCCAGAGTGAGTCaaactcccagcatgcacctgggcccacacataaacacacccaTAGCACCACCGGAACGATAACTAGCTCTAAGTGCTTATAGGATCTCATTGATTCAATCAATACTCACTGTGAGGGGCAGTTCAGACTTTGGATTACATGGTGCTGTGTTCCGTCACCGTGGTAACCCGGGAACACCTGCATTTCCCTTCGTATTCCTAGGCATCCCAGCTCATCGTTAGCTATGATGAGCATGAGATTAACAACACGTTCAAGTTCGGGGTGATCTACCAGACGTTTGGCCAGGTGAGTGTTTCCAGTCCCGGgatgtgattggctggctgCAGCTGCAGGTTTCTGAAAGGAGACGGGCATGTTTCCTGTATTAAATGCTGAGCGGGCCAGTTTGCTTACTTGGGTGTCTTTAGCGTTAGCTGTGGCTGTACTGCTTACCGGTGAGAGGCGTGGCGGTTACATGGGTGTGACAGGCCAACACAGAATCAGCTCCCTGCCTCCCCTGCAGACCACGGAGGAGGAGCTGTTCGGGAACAACACGGAGACTCCTGCCTTTAAAGAGTTCCTCAGTCTGCTGGGAGATTGCATGGACCTGCAGGATTTTAAGGGGTAAGAGCCACAGCACCGCGCGAGTCGATCCGTCGCGTCCGCTTTCCGTCACGGGCGTTTAGCGCCAACGCTTTCGTTACTGTTGGTTAGTGGTAATAAGCAGGGTACCGAGGCACTCCTGTTACACCCCCTTGCTTTTGGTGCATTCTCAGGTTCCGTGGGGGGTTAGATGTGTCCCATGGTCAGACGGGTTCGCAGTCTGTCTACACGGTCTTCCGCCGCAGGGAGATCATGTTCCACGTCTCCACCAAGCTCCCATATACAGACGGCGACGCACAGCAGGTAGGCTGCCCGCCTGGGAGCCCACAGCGTCAACCAGAGGCCATCAATAAACAGCTGTAATTAGCTGCCTAAGCCTTCATTTCTTCCTCATATGCAAGTGCGTGAATGTTGCCATGGCGATTAAGTGTTTACTGATCTCCCTCAGCTACAGCGGAAGCGGCACATCGGCAACGACATTGTGGCGGTCATCTTCCAGGAAGAGTCCACACCCTTTGTTCCCGATATGATCGCCTCCAACTTCCTGCATGCCTACATCCTGGTCCAGGTGGAGCACTCTTGCACAGCTCACACCACATACAAGGTACTAACTCCCTCCGTAGTATTTTTAAAGTAATGTACAGCTCACCATCGCCACTTTGTGGACGCATTGGAAACTCATTTTTGCAACTGCTACCTGTGCAGAGAGAGAATGGGGAGACTAGACTCTTTCTCTGAATGCAGGTATCTGTCACAGCGCGAGAGGATGTCCCACCGTTTGGCCCGCCTCTCCCTAACCCAGCAGTCTTCAAGAAGGTAGGGGAGGGACACAGGGAATCCCCGCTGTCGCCCTCAGATTTAGGGTACTACAGCAGGGACGTGAACTGTGTCTTCACTGCTGGGATCCTCTTCCTCCCACACACAAATATTAGGGTCCAGAATTTCGTGAGTTCCTGCTGACCAAGCTGATCAACGCAGAGACCGCCTGCTACAAGTCGGATAAGTTCGCTAAGCTGGAAGTGAGCAGCAGTAATGgactgtgcttgtgtgtgtgtatatatatgtgtgtgtgtgtgtgtgtgtgtgtgtgtgtgtaataaagccagagtgtctgtgtgtgtgtgtgtgtgtgtgtgtgtgtctgtgtatgtgtgtgtctgcgtgtgtgtgtgtgtattactgtgtgtgtctgtgtatgtttgtgtttgcatgtgtgtctgtgtatgcatgtgtttgcatgtgtgtgtatgtgtagtgtgtgtgtttgcgcacATGGGTAATAAAGCCacgtgtctgcctgcctgtgtcaGGGCCGGACACGGACTGCACTGCTGGATAACCTCCACGATGAACTACACTGCCAAACGCTGGCAGCACTGGGCCACGGCCTGGGGCTTGGCTCCGATGAGGACAGGCTGGAGAATGGCGGCCATGGCGGATTGCTGGAGTCCTTCAAGGTGGGGCTCCTGTCTGTCTCCCCAGCTGCAGAAAAACGTATATGGTGGACAAATTTCACCCTTTATGCTGCAAGAAGCAAGAATGCAAGAGCCCCTACCAAAGTACACACTGCGGTGGGAATCCCATACCACCCCCCAGCCCTATGTTTGATGGTATGGCCTTTTGCTCTTCACAGGCAGTGTGGAGGTTCTTGTCCACTGCGACCTCCACACTCACAGGAGGCGCTGTGCTGATCTGTGCAGGGGCAGTTTCTGTCTGCTACCTCTCTCAGCTGCTCTAGAAAAAACAGTCATTGATATCAGCATGTAATACCAATAAAACATGCTATTTTTTGTGTAAAGTTTTTGTTGTCTTTCAGCTTATCCTAAAGTTTGCTAATGTCGCCCTCTGCTGTATAGGCAGAGTCATTTTACCTCCCCAGTGACACTGTGTGATAGTGACTCATGCAACAGAATCACATTTCAGTCGCTTCAGAGGAGCCCAGAGCTTGATTCTCCAGCCTCCTTTTCAGCAGCAGATGGGAGCAGGAAGGGAAAAGGGTCACTAACACAGGCACTGAACACTTAAAGTTCTCACTACAGTGGTGTTTCGCAACCTGGTCTTCGGGGGTCTGTAGACGGTCCACGcttttgctccatcccagctcctCATTTTACCGGGAGTTGTGAACCAGCaataacatggactgtctgcaggtccccaaggaccgggttgggaaacactgccttacaGAACCATTTGGGTTGGAAATGATGCATGCTCTGGTTAGGGGTCAGGCGGAAAGGCCAGTTCTGAGCTTAACCCAACTCTGGTCCAGGCACCAAAACACACCTTCAGAGACAAAGGCTCTTTTTGTCCAGTGACATCACCAACCACCTAATGAGTTTTGTCACAGTCCTACCTTAGAGACACAGTCCACTGCGCCATGTGTTCAGCACCAAGCACAAAGCTCATGATTTCCAGTGGCCTACGTTGTACTCTGTCACTCCTGACCACGTCAGCCACGTCTTGGGTTGAATGGTGCGGCTGGACAGTCCATCATGGCCGAGGAGATCATAGCCTTGTGCTTCCTGCTATAGATGCCCAGCTTCCATGGTCCTGTACTGGCTAAACTGGcaggtggaagatggatggacggttCTGACAGTTTGACATGTTTATGATGGTTGTAAAATGCTCATTAAAATATACTTTTAGCCAAGAggcatataaaatatttttctttctgtccatcactcagtgtttatagaGTGGTGAGTCACTTTACCCATAATCCTCTTCTCTGTTCCATTTCCCCTCCCTACCCAGAGAGCCATGCGGGTCCGTAGCCACTCCATGGAGACAGTGACGGTGTCCCATCGCCACCGGGGCCCAGGCGTCGGAAGCGGGCTGCCACAGAACAGCATGGAGTGCACAAAAAGCACCTACACGGTGAggaggaggcggggggggggagagcagtGCACAACGGGCCTGCTTTTGGACTGAAGTTTGCTCAGGTGCTTTAGAGCTCGCAGGGACGGGTGCTTCGGCAGATTGGTGAGACTCCGCCCTCCCCACCTTTTCCGTATCCAGCCCCCTGTGCTGTCGGCCAAGTCCCCACTGAGGAGCCCAGTAAAGCGGAGGTCAGGGCTGTTCCCGCGCCTCCATTCCAGCTCGGAGAGCCAGGCGGACAGGCATGCCCGCAGGTGGGTCCGTCGCACCAGCATCTTCAAGGGCATTTCTATACTGCGGTTAGCAGTATTTCAGTGCTGAGCAGCTCCCTCTGTTTCCATAGTGACCAGAAGAGCTCGGACAGCTGCCGTATGTCACAGGAAGTGAGGTCAGATACCCTGTCTAACCCCAGCTCTCCAGAGATCTGCCCCAATAAGGAGAGGTGAATAGCCGCGTACGAGTAATGAGTGAGTGATATAGACGTGTCAGAGCTAAACAGCGGCCGCGCTCCTCACCCCACAGGCCTCCGAGCAAGCTGAAGGAGTGCAGCGGCCGGACGAACATCTCCCGTTCTTCCAGCAGTACCAGCAGCTTCAGCAGCGCCGCCGGGGAGGGCGAGGTCCTCGATGAGCTGGACAGCAGCAGTGCTGGGGTGGGTGTGGCctggggagggactgggggaagAGCTTAACACTAGTACTGAGGTGGGCGTGGTCTGGTGGTGATTATTAATAGCGTCAAACAAGGTTAATTACAAAAAGTactccccccgccctcccccagAGCAGCCAACCCTCCATGGCTTCTTCATCTGTGTACAGCCCCTCCCTCGGTGTGGACAGCCTGGTGGCACCAGCCATCATGTGCCGCAGTCCCACAGGTAAGTCTCCCCCATACCTCCCCTAATGCCAGAACACAGCAGTGACATGGCGGACAGGACTCCACTGATGATCACATGATCTTCTCTCCTTGAAAGATGTAAAGAGTAAGATGTCGCCGAGGTCCAACTTAAAGTTTCGTTTTGACAAGCTGAGCCACTCTACAGCAGTGAGTACAGACATGGAGTCGTACGTgtacgtgcgtatgtgtgtgtgtccctgtgggTCAGATAAGCgttgcattgtggggaccaaatgtccccggatgagataaaaacctgtcattttgatgTTGCGGGGACCActttttcggtccccacaagcggaaattcagttttataaaaatctttgactgcgttaaaaaaaatgccaaaagttttgtattttatttggttacttgtggttaaagtTATGGCTGAGTAGGGATTACAGCTGTCATTGTTggcattagggttttgcccatagaaattaatggatggtccccacaaattACAGGTGtggttgtgtctgtgtgtctctgtgtatctATGTAGACTCTGTACTGCAGCTCAGCACAAGACCGTTTATTTAACTGATTTCACTTCATCCTCTAGGGACACTAGAGCCGTTATGTACAGAAGACAGAGTTGCTGGTAAGTCAGATCCCCTTCACATCCCCTTCACATCCACACTGTGTCTTTGCGCGGTCTGGTCCTGTGGTCTCCTGTGACGCTCCTCACTGTCCTGTGATTGTAACAGCTCCCCTGCTGTTCAGACTCTGGCTCTGTACACTGTCTCCATTTTCTCCACTGTCCCAGGCAGCTGGTGAGAATGGGGTGATGTCATACTAGAAGAGACCACTTCAGAAGCTGGAAGCACTGAAGAAGGAACTCTTAAGGTTAATGTAATTATCGCACTGTCCTCAACCAAGAACAGAAGAGGATCATCGTCCAAAATGTTTAGAAAGATGTTGCGCGTCGGCAGTGTAGCTGTTGCCACAAATTCACTTGGCATCACCAATTTGGCTATGATTGTCCAAAACAATCTGACATGACATTGCCAAGTGAAAGAGCAACAGCGAGCAATTAAAGACTTAATTAGATAATGCTCCAGTAGTCAGCTCTGCATTTTGTCAACCTAAGCTTCCTCTAGTTTCGTCTCTTAGTAACGTCTCAGATTTTGTGTAGCCTTGAATTCTTTGTGGTCTCATTGAACTTTTAGCTTTTAGCTGCTGTGACGATGTTCAGAGAGAGTAGAGTGATGCGGTTGGAAATGTAAAAAGCACAGCACCAGTGTCATTCCAAATCACACCAAAGACTTTACAGAAATGACAGGGCGGGGCTCAGTGTCAGGCCAGTGGCGGGGTAACTGGCTTATCTGGTaaattgtcagatttaaggtagtctggacaaaatgtaagtgaatgaatgtgaagtccatttaaattgtgttaccttaaatccgacaagttatcccgataagccagtaactccgcttcgtagtacagaccACTGGTCTCCTATCAGCACAATCAGAACCTCTAACAGACTCCAGCTCATTCCTGTCTCACAATCACACTCTGTGTGATTCTCAGGGACATTGCTTCTTAATGGCCTAACTCTGGTCATTAAAACAAACACTATCTCCGTTCATCACTAATAAAAGGAACCTCCCTGCAAAGTGCCATTAAAATGCCTTGAAACTTTATCCCTTGCTGCCGCTAATGTTGTTCCGTGTAAGTTCGGCCGCCATTGGCTTCATCCTGCGAAATGACATGCAGCTATGTGAAAAATAAAGTGCAGTTTCTAGAGCTCCGGGTCCATCTAGTGGTCACCAGTGCAAATTACACTAAAATGTagactgatggggggggggaaagttacttcatttaacattcatttaaaaattatcAGAATGAATGCATACCTGTAACATCTAAGCACGATTACATACACGTATGATATTCAGTGCAATAAATTGTTCAGTTGTTTTAAAGGGGCAGTATACATGAAAGTCAGGATACCTCAAATCTAGACAATTAAATTAAACAGCAAATACTGACACTTTATTTTAAAGATGGCTGTAAACCATTTTTGTTTCTCGTGTTGTATGTTACATAACATTTGTAATAACACCCTTCACTCTTTAGCGCGCTATCCCAATTGTCGAGATGAAAATATCATTTTATTCAAAATCAGCGTGTCACCAAAATAACACGTGTTACTGTTGTGCGAATAGAATGCAAACACAGTTTCCAGGTCTTGGTTGGCGATGCAGAAATCTCATGCTGTCCTACAGAGAAAGTCCTTCTGCCTGCATTGTGTGTATAAAGAATATATTTATTGCTATTTTAGCTTATTTCCTTTTATGGTGTCATGTTAAAATGTAATTACAGagtaaaaattaatttaaatagaaaggtaatgtaaatgtatatttggGTATGTAATGTGCAATGGAAATTTTACTACAAATAAAATGTTGTATTTTGTGTgagcttttctctttttttcgtCTTCGGTCTCTGAACAAGGTTTCAGTGGAAAAGAATGTGAAAGAATATATTTCTAGTTATTTCATAGCTAAACATTTTGGgctccatgaaagcatatcacactgccccccctccccagcccagaACAATCCAGTTGTCATTCAGACGCCCCTGGAATCCGTACTGCACCACCAACACTTTGTACCTTTGCATAAGCGGTTTGTTGGCAGCCTAACCAAAATAACACATTATGTCTGCATCAGATGCATGCGTTAACAGATAAGGTAAACAAGATGCCGTTTTTTGCCTCCGCTTCTTCGCCCCCACGAGCAAACATCAAACTCTGCTTATATGTATTTCAAAGTGTTCAATGTACCAAAACAGAGTTTAATCTTGGTTAGTACAGTGATATCTAATCAAATAATGTACAGTGCTTTCTTGATGTTTTAATCCTAGTAGAAATTACTATCTGTCATTCTTTCCTGTTATACCCAGTACGGAAATGTTTCCTTCTTTAACCTGATTTTTCGCAAAATCAGAGGCACCTTCACGTGAGAATGGCGCGCTGGGTAACACGCTGCAACGGCGCGGTCTGCACCTGTGCGTGCCGCCGTCAGGCGGCGCTGTGCTTCCAGCTACAGATCACGCGCTTCGGCCTGCCGCGAGTCTGTGCGGAGCGGAGCGCAGCCGAGACATGGCGGCCGTACGCAGCTTGCGCGTTTCCGTGAAGCCGGAGGCCGCCTCCGATCGCCCGGATTCGGATTCGGACTCCGATTCTGA from Brienomyrus brachyistius isolate T26 chromosome 17, BBRACH_0.4, whole genome shotgun sequence harbors:
- the rap1gap2a gene encoding rap1 GTPase-activating protein 2a isoform X5, which encodes MAGVHVGKQDVQTISIVPVGDGPPSPPRTAPPTMKSAEFFDMLERMQDDYIPYPRIEEVLEKGSPYPQVILPQFGGYWIEDTEASAGTPTSSDSSLCDEDDGEGRGLGFRLECNSTARAYRKHFLGREHLNFYCTASGLGNLIMSLKHEEVEGQEYLRIILRSRMKTLHDRIHLEGLSQLPSIPQIAKLFCDDVPGLKFSPVLYPRASQLIVSYDEHEINNTFKFGVIYQTFGQTTEEELFGNNTETPAFKEFLSLLGDCMDLQDFKGFRGGLDVSHGQTGSQSVYTVFRRREIMFHVSTKLPYTDGDAQQLQRKRHIGNDIVAVIFQEESTPFVPDMIASNFLHAYILVQVEHSCTAHTTYKVSVTAREDVPPFGPPLPNPAVFKKGPEFREFLLTKLINAETACYKSDKFAKLEGRTRTALLDNLHDELHCQTLAALGHGLGLGSDEDRLENGGHGGLLESFKRAMRVRSHSMETVTVSHRHRGPGVGSGLPQNSMECTKSTYTPPVLSAKSPLRSPVKRRSGLFPRLHSSSESQADRHARSDQKSSDSCRMSQEVRSDTLSNPSSPEICPNKERPPSKLKECSGRTNISRSSSSTSSFSSAAGEGEVLDELDSSSAGSSQPSMASSSVYSPSLGVDSLVAPAIMCRSPTDVKSKMSPRSNLKFRFDKLSHSTAGH
- the rap1gap2a gene encoding rap1 GTPase-activating protein 2a isoform X2; translated protein: MSEPGSRMHSKRAGIRAAVVLIGLLHKSRRQKEKEETDRKQDVQTISIVPVGDGPPSPPRTAPPTMKSAEFFDMLERMQAPKTEEMTACSQKHKDDYIPYPRIEEVLEKGSPYPQVILPQFGGYWIEDTEASAGTPTSSDSSLCDEDDGEGRGLGFRLECNSTARAYRKHFLGREHLNFYCTASGLGNLIMSLKHEEVEGQEYLRIILRSRMKTLHDRIHLEGLSQLPSIPQIAKLFCDDVPGLKFSPVLYPRASQLIVSYDEHEINNTFKFGVIYQTFGQTTEEELFGNNTETPAFKEFLSLLGDCMDLQDFKGFRGGLDVSHGQTGSQSVYTVFRRREIMFHVSTKLPYTDGDAQQLQRKRHIGNDIVAVIFQEESTPFVPDMIASNFLHAYILVQVEHSCTAHTTYKVSVTAREDVPPFGPPLPNPAVFKKGPEFREFLLTKLINAETACYKSDKFAKLEGRTRTALLDNLHDELHCQTLAALGHGLGLGSDEDRLENGGHGGLLESFKRAMRVRSHSMETVTVSHRHRGPGVGSGLPQNSMECTKSTYTPPVLSAKSPLRSPVKRRSGLFPRLHSSSESQADRHARSDQKSSDSCRMSQEVRSDTLSNPSSPEICPNKERPPSKLKECSGRTNISRSSSSTSSFSSAAGEGEVLDELDSSSAGSSQPSMASSSVYSPSLGVDSLVAPAIMCRSPTDVKSKMSPRSNLKFRFDKLSHSTAGH
- the rap1gap2a gene encoding rap1 GTPase-activating protein 2a isoform X4; translated protein: MAGVHVGKQDVQTISIVPVGDGPPSPPRTAPPTMKSAEFFDMLERMQQAPKTEEMTACSQKHKDDYIPYPRIEEVLEKGSPYPQVILPQFGGYWIEDTEASAGTPTSSDSSLCDEDDGEGRGLGFRLECNSTARAYRKHFLGREHLNFYCTASGLGNLIMSLKHEEVEGQEYLRIILRSRMKTLHDRIHLEGLSQLPSIPQIAKLFCDDVPGLKFSPVLYPRASQLIVSYDEHEINNTFKFGVIYQTFGQTTEEELFGNNTETPAFKEFLSLLGDCMDLQDFKGFRGGLDVSHGQTGSQSVYTVFRRREIMFHVSTKLPYTDGDAQQLQRKRHIGNDIVAVIFQEESTPFVPDMIASNFLHAYILVQVEHSCTAHTTYKVSVTAREDVPPFGPPLPNPAVFKKGPEFREFLLTKLINAETACYKSDKFAKLEGRTRTALLDNLHDELHCQTLAALGHGLGLGSDEDRLENGGHGGLLESFKRAMRVRSHSMETVTVSHRHRGPGVGSGLPQNSMECTKSTYTPPVLSAKSPLRSPVKRRSGLFPRLHSSSESQADRHARSDQKSSDSCRMSQEVRSDTLSNPSSPEICPNKERPPSKLKECSGRTNISRSSSSTSSFSSAAGEGEVLDELDSSSAGSSQPSMASSSVYSPSLGVDSLVAPAIMCRSPTDVKSKMSPRSNLKFRFDKLSHSTAGH
- the rap1gap2a gene encoding rap1 GTPase-activating protein 2a isoform X1; its protein translation is MSEPGSRMHSKRAGIRAAVVLIGLLHKSRRQKEKEETDRKQDVQTISIVPVGDGPPSPPRTAPPTMKSAEFFDMLERMQQAPKTEEMTACSQKHKDDYIPYPRIEEVLEKGSPYPQVILPQFGGYWIEDTEASAGTPTSSDSSLCDEDDGEGRGLGFRLECNSTARAYRKHFLGREHLNFYCTASGLGNLIMSLKHEEVEGQEYLRIILRSRMKTLHDRIHLEGLSQLPSIPQIAKLFCDDVPGLKFSPVLYPRASQLIVSYDEHEINNTFKFGVIYQTFGQTTEEELFGNNTETPAFKEFLSLLGDCMDLQDFKGFRGGLDVSHGQTGSQSVYTVFRRREIMFHVSTKLPYTDGDAQQLQRKRHIGNDIVAVIFQEESTPFVPDMIASNFLHAYILVQVEHSCTAHTTYKVSVTAREDVPPFGPPLPNPAVFKKGPEFREFLLTKLINAETACYKSDKFAKLEGRTRTALLDNLHDELHCQTLAALGHGLGLGSDEDRLENGGHGGLLESFKRAMRVRSHSMETVTVSHRHRGPGVGSGLPQNSMECTKSTYTPPVLSAKSPLRSPVKRRSGLFPRLHSSSESQADRHARSDQKSSDSCRMSQEVRSDTLSNPSSPEICPNKERPPSKLKECSGRTNISRSSSSTSSFSSAAGEGEVLDELDSSSAGSSQPSMASSSVYSPSLGVDSLVAPAIMCRSPTDVKSKMSPRSNLKFRFDKLSHSTAGH